A single genomic interval of Marmota flaviventris isolate mMarFla1 chromosome 14, mMarFla1.hap1, whole genome shotgun sequence harbors:
- the LOC139701831 gene encoding double-stranded RNA-binding protein Staufen homolog 1-like isoform X2 — translation MKLGKKPMYKPVDPYSRMQSTYNYNMRGGAYPPRYFYPFPVPPLLYQVELSVGGQQFNGKGKTRQAAKHDAAAKALRILQNEPPPERLEMNGRESEEENLNKSEISQVFEIALKRNLPVNFEVARESGPPHMKSFVTRVSVGEFVGEGEGKSKKISKKNAARAVLEELRKLPPLPAMERVKPRIKRKTRPTGKLQTSPEYGQGMNPISRLAQIQQAKKEKEPEYTLLTERGLPRRREFVMQVKVGNHTAEGTGTNKKVAKRNAAENMLEILGFKVPQAQPTKPALKSEEKTPIKKPGDGRKVTFFEPGSGDENGTSNKEDEFRMPYLSHQQLPAGILPMVPEVAQAVGVSQGHHTKDFTRAAPNPAKATATYPMDLSQDPLSN, via the exons ATGAAACTTGGAAAAAAACCAATGTATAAGCCTGTTGACCCTTACTCTCGGATGcagtccacctacaactacaacaTGAGAGGAGGTGCTTATCCCCCGAGGTACTTTTACCCATTTCCAGTTCCACCCTTACTTTATCAAGTTGAACTTTCTGTGGGAGGACAGCAATTCAATGGGAAAGGAAAGACGAGACAGGCTGCGAAACACGATGCTGCTGCTAAAGCCTTGAGGATCCTGCAGAACGAGCCTCCGCCTGAGAGACTGGAGATGAATGGAAGagaatcagaagaagaaaatctcaataaatctgaaataagtCAAGTGTTTGAGATTGCACTTAAACGGAACTTGCCTGTGAATTTCGAGGTGGCCCGGGAGAGTGGCCCGCCCCACATGAAGAGCTTCGTGACCAGGGTTTCGGTTGGGGAGTTcgtgggggaaggggaagggaagagcaaGAAGATCTCCAAGAAGAACGCGGCCCGTGCTGTGCTCGAGGAGCTCAGGAAGCTGCCCCCTCTGCCTGCCATGGAGCGTGTGAAGCCCAGGATCAAAAGGAAAACCAGGCCCACAGGCAAGCTACAGACAAGCCCAGAGTATGGCCAAGGAATGAATCCCATCAGCAGACTGGCCCAGATCCAGCAGGCCAAGAAGGAGAAGGAGCCGGAGTACACGCTGCTTACCGAGCGAGGCCTCCCCCGTCGCAGGGAGTTCGTGATGCAGGTGAAGGTGGGAAACCACACCGCAGAAGGAACGGGCACCAATAAGAAGGTGGCCAAACGCAACGCAGCTGAGAACATGCTGGAGATCCTTGGTTTTAAAGTCCCACAGGCCCAGCCCACCAAACCTGCGCTCAAGTCAGAGGAGAAGACACCAATAAAGAAACCAGGGGATGGAAGAAAAGTAACCTTTTTTGAACCTGGCTCTGGGGACGAAAATGGGACTAGTAATAAAGAGGACGAATTTAGGATGCCTTATCTCAGTCATCAGCAGCTGCCTGCTGGGATTCTTCCCATGGTGCCCGAGGTCGCCCAGGCCGTAGGAGTTAGTCAAGGACATCACACCAAAGATTTCACCAGGGCAGCTCCAAATCCTGCCAAGGCCACG GCCACGTACCCCATGGACCTCTCACAAGACCCTCTGAGCAACTAG
- the LOC139701831 gene encoding double-stranded RNA-binding protein Staufen homolog 1-like isoform X1 — protein sequence MKLGKKPMYKPVDPYSRMQSTYNYNMRGGAYPPRYFYPFPVPPLLYQVELSVGGQQFNGKGKTRQAAKHDAAAKALRILQNEPPPERLEMNGRESEEENLNKSEISQVFEIALKRNLPVNFEVARESGPPHMKSFVTRVSVGEFVGEGEGKSKKISKKNAARAVLEELRKLPPLPAMERVKPRIKRKTRPTGKLQTSPEYGQGMNPISRLAQIQQAKKEKEPEYTLLTERGLPRRREFVMQVKVGNHTAEGTGTNKKVAKRNAAENMLEILGFKVPQAQPTKPALKSEEKTPIKKPGDGRKVTFFEPGSGDENGTSNKEDEFRMPYLSHQQLPAGILPMVPEVAQAVGVSQGHHTKDFTRAAPNPAKATVTAMIARELLYGGTSPTAETILKNNISSGHVPHGPLTRPSEQLDYLSRAQGFQVEYKDFPKNNKNEFVSLINCSSQPPLISHGIGKDVESCHDMAALNILKLLSELDQQSTETPRTGNGPASMCGRC from the coding sequence ATGAAACTTGGAAAAAAACCAATGTATAAGCCTGTTGACCCTTACTCTCGGATGcagtccacctacaactacaacaTGAGAGGAGGTGCTTATCCCCCGAGGTACTTTTACCCATTTCCAGTTCCACCCTTACTTTATCAAGTTGAACTTTCTGTGGGAGGACAGCAATTCAATGGGAAAGGAAAGACGAGACAGGCTGCGAAACACGATGCTGCTGCTAAAGCCTTGAGGATCCTGCAGAACGAGCCTCCGCCTGAGAGACTGGAGATGAATGGAAGagaatcagaagaagaaaatctcaataaatctgaaataagtCAAGTGTTTGAGATTGCACTTAAACGGAACTTGCCTGTGAATTTCGAGGTGGCCCGGGAGAGTGGCCCGCCCCACATGAAGAGCTTCGTGACCAGGGTTTCGGTTGGGGAGTTcgtgggggaaggggaagggaagagcaaGAAGATCTCCAAGAAGAACGCGGCCCGTGCTGTGCTCGAGGAGCTCAGGAAGCTGCCCCCTCTGCCTGCCATGGAGCGTGTGAAGCCCAGGATCAAAAGGAAAACCAGGCCCACAGGCAAGCTACAGACAAGCCCAGAGTATGGCCAAGGAATGAATCCCATCAGCAGACTGGCCCAGATCCAGCAGGCCAAGAAGGAGAAGGAGCCGGAGTACACGCTGCTTACCGAGCGAGGCCTCCCCCGTCGCAGGGAGTTCGTGATGCAGGTGAAGGTGGGAAACCACACCGCAGAAGGAACGGGCACCAATAAGAAGGTGGCCAAACGCAACGCAGCTGAGAACATGCTGGAGATCCTTGGTTTTAAAGTCCCACAGGCCCAGCCCACCAAACCTGCGCTCAAGTCAGAGGAGAAGACACCAATAAAGAAACCAGGGGATGGAAGAAAAGTAACCTTTTTTGAACCTGGCTCTGGGGACGAAAATGGGACTAGTAATAAAGAGGACGAATTTAGGATGCCTTATCTCAGTCATCAGCAGCTGCCTGCTGGGATTCTTCCCATGGTGCCCGAGGTCGCCCAGGCCGTAGGAGTTAGTCAAGGACATCACACCAAAGATTTCACCAGGGCAGCTCCAAATCCTGCCAAGGCCACGGTAACTGCCATGATAGCCCGAGAATTGTTGTACGGGGGCACTTCACCCACAGCCGAGACCATTTTAAAGAATAACATCTCTTCAGGCCACGTACCCCATGGACCTCTCACAAGACCCTCTGAGCAACTAGACTATCTTTCCAGAGCCCAGGGATTCCAGGTTGAATACAAAGACTTCCCCAAAAACAACAAGAACGAATTTGTATCTCTCATCAATTGCTCCTCTCAGCCACCTCTTATCAGCCACGGTATCGGCAAGGATGTGGAGTCCTGCCATGATATGGCTGCgctgaatattttaaagttgCTGTCTGAGTTGGACCAACAAAGTACAGAGACGCCAAGAACAGGCAACGGGCCAGCATCCATGTGTGGGAGGTGCTGA